The genomic DNA GGCCTCCTCCAGCTGCCACAGGTGGTGCTCGAGTTCCTCCCTGGTAGCGAACGCCACGCCGTAGACCCGCTGCAGCATCGGCCTGCTCTCGTCCCCGCGCCAGTAGGCGCCGGCCAGGCTCATCAGCTTGAAGTGCTTGGGGATGAGCCCGGTTCGGGGCAGGTGGGGACCGCGGCAGAGGTCGGTGAAGCCCGCTTCTCCGCCCTGCTCGTAGAAGCTCAACGGCGCATCCTCGGGGAGGTCGTCGATCAGTTCCACCTTGTACGGGTCGCCCAGGCTCCGGTATCGCTCGAGGGCGCGGGCCCGCGGCAGTTCGTAACGCCGCAGGTCGAGGTCGGCCTCGACGATCTTCCGCATCCGATCCTCGATCTCGGTCAGTTCTTCGGCTGTGAGGTTCCGCGGGAGGTCGAAGTCGTAGTAGAAGCCGTTCTCGATGACCGGCCCTATGCCCAGTTTTACGCTCTCGGCATCGAAGCCCTGGTCCACGAAGTACTCGCGCACCGCCTGCGCCATCACGTGCGCGAGAGTGTGCCGAGCGAGCCGGATCCACTCCTCGTCCCGGTTGGTGAGGACCGAGACGTGCGCTCCGTCGGCTATCGGGGTGAGCAGGTCGGCGAGCTGGCCCTCTACCTTCACTCCCAGTGCCGCGCGGGCCAGGCCCGGCCCTATCGCCTCTGCCACTTGTAGTCCGTTGGCCCCCTCCGGGACCTCCAGACGTTTGCCGTCGGGAAGGATCACTTGCATGAGTAGCACCTCGTCTTGTTCAGGGGTTGTGTTGTTCCCGGTCGGTCGGAGCAGCGTTCGGCCGGTCGCTCAGCCGGCGTGAGGCGTTCGCAGCGCTATGCCGTTCCGAGCGCCGCCGTTCATGCCTCCGGTACTCCGTACTGCTTCCATGGCCGCAATGTATCACAGGGGCGAAATGGCCGATCTGCGCGCTGCGGATATACTTGTGGCCATGCAAATTGTCGGCGTCCTCGGCCGCGACCACGACCTCCACCACGCCCTCACCAGGTTTCGCGACCCGCTGGGCCGATTCCACCTCCACCCGCTCCAGGACGGACCCGTGGAGTCGGTCCTGCAAGGCCTGGTGCCGCTCGAGTTCGCCGGCGTGCTGCTCCTGGGCGACGAGTTCGAGCAGGCCGCCTCCGGCCTCCTCGAGAGAACCAGCCTCGACGCCAAGGAGCTCGGTGCGATCGACACGGTAAGCGTCGCCGCCGGGGGACTCATCGGCGAATACAACGCGGGGCGGGCGGTCGGATCGCTGCTGGCTGCGGCCGACTGGGACGGCCGTGGGGCCAGGGCGGTGCTGCTCGGGGCCGGTAAGCGAGCGGCGGCGATCGCCAGGGAGCTTTCCAGCATGGGGGTCGCACAGATAGTCATACTCGCCGATGACCGCCCAGCGGCAGAGCGGAGCGCTACCAAACTGGCGGCTACAACGACCGTCGTCGCCAGCGCCCACAGCGACCCGCGGGTCGACGGGTTCCTCGCCGAGGCCGATCTCCTGGTGAGGGTGGACCCGTTGGCCGACGTGCCCAAGGAGGCGATGGGGCCCCACCTCTGCCTGATAGATCTCCGGGCCGAGCGGGTGAGCGCGCTGAGGCAGCAGGCGCTCAACGTGGGCGCCCTGACCTTCAACCTGCTCGACTACCAGGCCCACCGTCTGGCGCTGGGCCTGGGGCACGTCCTGGGCTCCGCTGTGGAACTGGAACCTCTGCTGGCGCTGCTGCACGACACCCCCCAGGGGTAGGAGCGGGAGCGGGCGGCCCGCGTAAAGTTGGTCACAACCGGCCCTCATCTCATGAACCTAAGGCCGTCGCAACCGAAACTCGAGTACGTGCCGCGCCTAGCCCCCACGCTGCTGGCAATGCTGCTGGCCCTGACCGCGTTCGGACAGACACCAGACTCCAATAACGACCTCTACCGCGTTCCGCCGGGGCGCGTCGATCTCTCGGCCGAGGCGGTTACGATCCGCGGCGACCTGATCGAGGACACGTTCATCCTCGGACTCGGCTGGCTCTCGGGAAGCACCAGCGAGGCCCCGCTGCTGGCTGGCGACGCGCTCTACCTCGACGCTCACAACCTGGCGCGCCTCGGTCTCGAAGGCGAACCGGTAGCGGAGCTGCCGGCCGCTTCCGAGGAGAGCCCCTGGCGCGCTCCAGGCGGGGCAGAGGTACGCTTCGGCGGTGACTCGCAGGTTCGCATCGTCGTCGATCTGCCCCACCTGAGCAGCGCCCGGCCGCTGCGCCACCTCGAAGGTCGCGGCCGCCTGGAGGAGGATGAGCCCCTCACCCTCCGACTACCCGACACCAAGCCACCACGAGAGCAACCCGATCCGTATCACGGGATCGACGTCACCCTCGTCGACACGCCGCTGGGCACCGCCCTGGAACTGCGCGGTCCCGCCCTCAGCTACGAGGTCTTCACCCTCGAGGAGCCCACCAGGCTCGTCGTGGATCTCGTTCCGCTGCGCCAGCGACACTACCCCTCCACCACCGAAGTGCTGACCGAAGGCGTCGTCTACCGGACGTTCGGCGCCCAGACCCCGGTGGGCGAAAGCCTCGTCCATCTGCTGGAGATCGATCCCTCTGCCGGCGAGTTCCGGGTCGTGGGCACCAGCGAGGTCGCCCGCACCCTCTCCGAGTTGGCGAGCGGAGCGTTCGCCGCCATCAACGGCGGCTACTTCGATACCAGCACCTTCCAGACCATCGGCCTCCTGAGAGTCGACTACGGCCTGCAGTCGCTCCCCTCCCGCAACCGGGCGAGCATCGGCTTCGGCTACGCCGGTCCGGTTATGGATCGGGTGACCGCCAGCGTCAACGTACGGGTGGACGGCCGGATCTACCGCCGTGAGACCCCGGCCAACGGCGACGGCGTACAGGTGCGCACCGTGCCGGGAGCGCTCGCCGGCAGCCCCCGCAAGGGCGCTCTCGTCGCTCAGCACGGACGGATCGTGGCCAACCGGGTGGGACCGGTCCGAGTGCCGCCCAACGGCTTCGTCGTCGTCTACCCGCCGGACGACCGGGAACTCGCGCTCATCGATCCCGGAGAGGTGGCGGGTATCGAGGTGGACTTCGAGCCGGACGCCTTCCAGGCGGTTCGTTACGCTGTCGAGGCGGGTCCACTCCTGGTGGAGGACGGCCTGAGCGCGTTCCAACCGCACCTCGAGGAGTTCTCGCGGGGCGAGCGGATCCTCGACGCCTACACTCAGCAGGCCGCGGTGGGCATCCGGCCCGACGGTACAGTGCTCTTCCTCGTCGCCGAGAACATGCGAGCGGTCGACCTGGTGCCGCTCTTCCTCTCCCTTGGCGCCGAGGACGCGATGCGCCTCGACAGCGGCTCGAGCGCCACCCTGTTCGCGGCCGGCAAGGTCCTGAACCGGGTTCACGAACGGCACATCGTGAGCGCCATAGTCTTCCTCCCCGGCTCCGGGGACGACACGATGGGGGCGCGTCAGAGTCGGTAGACTCTGAGTGATGCAACGAAGCCGCAAGGCGCTGATGCCGCTGCTGGTGCTACTGTCGGCGGTGGCGTTCGCCCAGCCGGCCGACCGTTACTCCGCCGACCAGGTCGACTTCGAACTGGGTATAAGCGGCGCGGTGGTCGAGAACAGCTGGAACCAGTTGCGGCTGGTGCTTCGCGACCTTCCCCCCGTCGAGTTCGACCTCCGCATCGACCAGGGCTCCCTCCGCAGCGGCAGCATCCCCCTCGTCTACAGCGCCTCCATCGGCAGCAGCAGAGGCCTGACCGTCTTCGAGGACGAAGTCTTCATCCCTGCCTGGACCTCGCTCACCTGGAGTCTCCGTTCGGCCGACCGGACGATCGCCTCGGGAAGCCTCGATCCCCGGCTGAGGGACGATCGGCCCCTCACACTGCTCCTCTCCAACGAACCGGGTGGCTGGCTCGCGTCGCTGCCCCCCACCGCCCGGGCGCTCGAGGTCGTCGCCGGCGAGCTTCCCCAAGGTGCGGCCGCGTACTCGGGCGTGGCGGCCCTGATCGTCGATGGTACCGCCACGGCTCCTACCCTCGAGTCGGTCGTTCGGGCGGCCACCGCTGGGGCCGTGGTGATCCTCGCGGGTCCCCTGCCCCCCAGTCACCGGGCGCTCGAGCAGGTTTACGGAAGCGGCTCGGTACACCGGCTGGGCGCCGGCTGGATCGTCAGCACGGGCAGAGAAGGAGTCGGGCCGGCCCTGGCCAGGTACCAGGGTTTCCCGGTGCAGGGGGCGGCCACCGCTCTGTTGAGCGGAGGCGAGGAGGCCGAGGGGCCGCACCTCTCACGCATGACGATCGTCGCTGCGGGAGCGCTCTACTCCCTCGCCGTCCTGCTGCTGTTGCGGTTCGGCGGGCCGGCCGGCGTCTCAGCGGCACTGGTAGTCGCCGCACTCACCGCCTTCGCCGGCTGGCTGGTGCTGCGTCCTGAACAGGCGGTCCTCGAGGAGGAGCGCACGCTGGTGATCTCGACCGGTGGTCTCGGGCTCTCCGTCCCGAGCCTCGCGATCCGGTCCCTGCCCGGCGGAGAGGTAGTCGTAGATGCCCAGATGCGACTAGGGGAGCGGGTCGCCTACGAAGTCGGCGAAGGCACCACCACCCTCACTCTCGAACGGTGGCAGCGGCAGTTGCTATTGGGCAAGCCGGCTATCGCCAACGGATCTCTGCGCTGGTCGAACGGCAAGCTGGAGAACCAGGGGCCCACCACGCTTCGCCAGGTGCTCGTCCTGGGGCTCGGGCCCCAGCCGCCGCTCGAACCGGGAACGGTCCGCGATGCCGCGCCCTCCGAGGAGCTGGCATCGCCGGAGGCCTACGGCGATCTCCTCGAGCTGTTGCCAGCGGGCACGGCCGTCGCGCACGACGGCAGCCGCTACCTGGTCGCCTTGCCGCCGCACCCGGGAGGCAGCCTGTGAAGTTCGCCGGGAGAGTCGCGCAGCGGGTCGCGCAACCGGACGCTCAGCAATACCTGGCGCTCTACCTGATCGCGATGCTCTTCGCCCTGATGGCCGCCTGGCCCACCGACTCGACTCCGGTCAACGACGCCTGGTTCACGCTCGCCTACACCCGGGCCGCTGCGCTGGGGCTCCTCGGGCTCGGCTACGGCGCCTCGAAGGCGGCCGCCAGTCCAGCCGAGCAAGCGCTCACCGCGGCGATGCTCGGCCTCTTCGCACTGCTGGCGCTGCCGCTCGAACTGGCCGCCTATGCCGCCAGCTACCCAGCCACCCCGCTGCCCTGGGTCGTCCCCCTGCCTGCGCTCACCGCGCTGGCCATGTACGGGCTGGGCCTGCTGCTGGGTAAGTTCCTGGGTCTGCTTCGGTTGCAGCCGCTCGTCCCCATCGCGGTACCCGCGGCCCTCGCCGGCATGGTCGCTCTCGACGTGGGCCTGGGGCTCAACCTGTTGAACCCGTTCACCGCGGCCGTACGGGTTTCCTGGGCTCACCTCGCCCTCCTGGGTTCCGCCACCACAGCGCTGATCATCGCGCTGGCCAGGGGCCTGCATCTGGAGCACCGGAGCCGAGGAGCGCCCCACAGGTGATAAGCCGCAGCCGCCGGCAGCGTGAGAACGTCCCGGCCAGCCGTGACCTCGACGCGCACAACCGGCTCGCCCGGGCGCGCGACCGTCACCGCCACCTGTTCCGTGGCGCGCTCCTCGCCCTCGCAGCGGCCATCGTCGGTTGGCTGCTGGGCTTCGACCTTACCGTCCGGGCCGTTTCGGTGGCGGCCGCCTTCGCCCTGGCCTGGCTGGTACCGCTCCGCGGGAGCACCGAGTGGGCGCTGCGCTGGATAAGCGACCGGGCGGGACTCGCCTACCAGACCGCGCTGGAGATCGGAGATGGCGAGGACCCGTACGGCTTCGCACCTGCCGTGGCGGCCAGGGCCGACGCGAGCCTGGCCCGCGTCGAGCGACCCGAACACTCCGCCTGGTGGCTACCGCTCCTGGCGCTGGCGCTGGGTGTGCTCCTGCTCCCGGCGTTGCCCCTGAGCGGTGAAGGCGGTTCGCTGGGTGGGCAACTGCCCCCTGGCGCAACCGTGCCCGCCCCGGCCGCAGGCGAGGATTCCGACGAGGAGGCCGAGGAGCCAGTTCCCAACCTGCCCGGCGAGGAGACCACCCGCCTGGGCCGCACCCCTGACGGCTCGCCGGACGAGGAGCAGGGCGAGGAAGCGGAAGCGCAGGGCGACGGTCAGGGCGGCGAGCGGGAAGCGTTGGAGCGCTACCTCCAGGGCATCCGCGAACGGCCCGAGTCTCTGGCGGAGGAGCAGGACGCGGGTGATGAGCAAGGGGCTGGACGAACGCCTGCCGGCGCGGCCCCACGACCGGGTCAGGAGCGCCCGGGCGGGCAGGGAGAGCGTCGCTCCGGAGAGGGCCAGCCGGGGGAGGGCGAAGGCGATCGGCCCGCGGAGCAGGGCGGCAACGAAGGTGAGGAGCCTGGGGAGTCTGGGGGGCAGGGCGGCCGACAGGAACCGCGCAATCCGTTCGCTCCGGCTGGCAGCAACGAGAACGAGGATAGCGGCGAGCAGCTGCCGGGCGAGGGGGAGCAACCGGAAGGCGGCGGGCCCGGCGAGGAGCGGCTGGAGGAGGGCGGCGACGAGCCGGCAGCCGGACCGGGAGAGTCGCCAGCGGGCGCAGAACAGCAGGGGCAGGGCCAGGGCGCTGGCGCTTTGCCCTCTGCGCAGCAGGATGCGGGGCGGGCCGGACAGCTGGGCGGAGAGAACCTGCAGCTGCGCGGCGAGCTGCGCGAGGGGCCGTTGAGCGAAGGGGGCACCATCCAGCTGCCGGGTGGTGACGAGGTCCAGCTACCGGCGGGACGTGCGCCCGGAGAGTACGCTCGCGAGGTGGAGAGCGCCGTCACCGAGGGACGGATCCCGCTCGAGTACCAGGAGATAATCAGGAACTACTTCCGCTAGCGGACGCTACCTGACTCGCGGGAGAGGCCGGAGAGCAGGGCTGTCAGCTGCGGAGCCAGGTCGCGCGCCGCCTCCTCGGTGAGGGCGATCATCAAAGGATCCTCGTCGGGTTCGGGCAGCGGTCGATCACCCGGCACGAACCGTGCCCCCCGGAAGGTCAGCGAACCGGCCGACCCCAACGGCATGCCGGTCGAGGCGTCGATGACCGTGGCGTTCACCCTGACGACCCCGGTCACGTGGCGGCCGCCCCTCACCCGCTCCACCGAACGCTCGAAGCGCGGTGCCGCCGCCATCACCGCCACCTCGGCGCCCAGACTCCTGGCTATCGACGCCGCCGCCGGCGCTGCCCGGCTCCCGAACATGTCGCGGTGGGTCTCCTGGAACCGGAGCGGCGCAGGACGGATCAAGCCGAACGAGCAGCAGCCCGGTAGGCCGAGGATCTCCTCCTGCAAGCGCTCGGCCAGGAACGGCGCGCGCTCTCCGGCGGGAGCGTTGACGATCGCCACCTCGAGACCGGGATCGGGGGCCGATGCGGGCAAGCAACCGCTCAGCAGAGCGAGCAGAAGGGGGAAACAGAACCAACGCCTCATCCCGAGCCCTCCTCCAGCGCGGTTCCGACGGTGGCCGCACCGCGAGTCAGGTCGGCCAACCTCGCCCGGAAGTCGGCCGCTTCGGTCGCCGGCACCTCGAGCCGCACGCGCCAGCCGCTGCCGTCGAACTGCTCAGCTGTCGTGCGTGCCTGTCGGGTCTGCGCGAGCAGCCTGTGCAGCGCATCGACCAGCGCGAACGGGACGTGTACCTCCAGGGACTCCACGTCTTCGACGAGCTTCTCGCCCGCCTCGTCGAGCGCCTTCGCTACGGCCCCGCCGTATGCCCGTACCAGGCCGCCTGCCCCCAGTTTGGTGCCTCCGA from Trueperaceae bacterium includes the following:
- a CDS encoding YigZ family protein, whose amino-acid sequence is MAHRTAARVARLEETVKGSRFLAFVRPLACPEEFEGWLAGLRDEHGDASHHCWAYRFGADMRFSDDGEPGGTAGRPMLEVLLKRDLDRLGVVVVRYFGGTKLGAGGLVRAYGGAVAKALDEAGEKLVEDVESLEVHVPFALVDALHRLLAQTRQARTTAEQFDGSGWRVRLEVPATEAADFRARLADLTRGAATVGTALEEGSG
- a CDS encoding phosphodiester glycosidase family protein codes for the protein MPRLAPTLLAMLLALTAFGQTPDSNNDLYRVPPGRVDLSAEAVTIRGDLIEDTFILGLGWLSGSTSEAPLLAGDALYLDAHNLARLGLEGEPVAELPAASEESPWRAPGGAEVRFGGDSQVRIVVDLPHLSSARPLRHLEGRGRLEEDEPLTLRLPDTKPPREQPDPYHGIDVTLVDTPLGTALELRGPALSYEVFTLEEPTRLVVDLVPLRQRHYPSTTEVLTEGVVYRTFGAQTPVGESLVHLLEIDPSAGEFRVVGTSEVARTLSELASGAFAAINGGYFDTSTFQTIGLLRVDYGLQSLPSRNRASIGFGYAGPVMDRVTASVNVRVDGRIYRRETPANGDGVQVRTVPGALAGSPRKGALVAQHGRIVANRVGPVRVPPNGFVVVYPPDDRELALIDPGEVAGIEVDFEPDAFQAVRYAVEAGPLLVEDGLSAFQPHLEEFSRGERILDAYTQQAAVGIRPDGTVLFLVAENMRAVDLVPLFLSLGAEDAMRLDSGSSATLFAAGKVLNRVHERHIVSAIVFLPGSGDDTMGARQSR